The following DNA comes from Fusarium fujikuroi IMI 58289 draft genome, chromosome FFUJ_chr03.
ACAAGACCGACGTTGCCTCCGAAATAACAGCTCATACAGGGGGGTGCTCCCTCTATAATATTCAATGTATGGTATGACTCGACCTTGCTACAGGTTCCGGCTTCGGCTTTGTCCTTCATTAAGGTAGGTACACACGTTTAGGTTAAGCTCACTAGAGATTCATGACCCCCACTACGCTAATAACTTAAACTCCACTTAAGCTACCCCACCAGAGACGACTCACTTACACCGTCGTCGACAGTCAGTCATTCATTATACATAGAGCTCAGAGTGATttgttattattataacaaAAGAGAGAATGGGACGGTAAGGCACTCCTCACCTACAAAGGAACAAAGAGATAATAGGATTAGCCAAAAGCCTGCAGTGTATTTGACGATGCAAAGAAATCAACCCCTCCCAATGGGTTCTCATGGTGCGCCTTTGCCAAACCCGACACCATTTATACTCAAAAACTCCAGAACCAAACCTTTCAGCTGATGTGTACACAGAAACAATCATCCCCAATCCTCTATCTTCCAGTCTTCCAGGCCCCCTTCGCTCAATTCGCCAAACTCAGCGCACTTCACTTCCCGCTTCTGCTTCTaggccatcatcatgtcgTCGTTCCATCGTCCCATCATGTCTGGCAATTAGGACACACTCCTCTGGGAAACACTGACAACtgtattaatataaatcaACCAAGGGTATAATCGATATCCCAATCCCGGAACGCCAATCACCGTGTCAGTTAGACACCCATACACACACATGCGCGCGCGGGCCTTGCGGCCTTGCTTGAAGTCCTtcaaagctcatcaacagtGAATTCTGCCCCTTCCAATAGGGCATGCTCCTGGTTGTCTGTGCCGGTGAACCCAAACTTGTCCATGGGGAAGTCTTCCTCGGGCGTCCTAATACCGATTCCGCTATCGTCGTGGACATCGCCCCCACTCATACCCATCGAGTTCTGGTTGGGTTTGTTGGCTGGGGGAAAGGGAGCGCGTTCCCCTTGGTTCTGCGATGAATTGTTCAGGTTGAATTCGTCACTACCGCCGCTGTATCGGGAGGGTTGCCGGCTCGTGTCTTTTGTTGCTTGGGGTGGTGTGGGCGTTGTCGACCATGTTGTCTGGCTCCTTTTTTGCTTCATAAAtcctccctcctccaccaTAAAGCAGACCAGCTCATCTATCCATGTTTTGGTCACCCACCATGAACTGAAGCTCTTACCCTGGTTCATGGTGAGGTCTCGCATCACAGCAGTACCAATCCTCTCGACGCATAGCATGATGTCGCTTGCTGAGGCGTAAGGGAACCTGGTCGGTAGACTGTTGAGGAATGTTACCCAACGATCAAGCTGGTATGACTCGCCCTTTTCACCGGAAGCTTCGGCGCCACCGTCGACATCACTATCAGATGGCCGGCCTTTGCGCGACAAAACATCTCCATATATAGTGAGACATTCCACCTCCCAAGGCACGTCTGTGGGATCAACGAGATCTCGAATCTCGTTAAGCAGAAGATTCACAACATCGTCCATACCCCGAGTAGGAACACATTCGGCAATCTTTCGAGGCCGGATTGTTGTGATCCAGTCGATGTACATCTGATTACGCTGCTCACGGGATGAAAGGAAATTAGCAGCAGCGTGAGCTGTCAAGTTGACTCTCAGCGCGCGGTCGATGAGTCCAACAAAGAGTGCCGCGGGCCCCTCCTTAGCACGGATTACGTGCTGTGGCTGGCCTTGAAAAGACTCACGAATGTGCATCACGAGTCTATCCGATATGGACCTGAAAATATCCAAAACATACTTAGGAACAACCTGGAGTTTCAAACCAGATACGATGCTCATCATACGCTGGTAGAGGATGAAATCACACTCCTCAATCCAAGGAGCCAAGGCCGGGTTCCCAAACAGTTTCAACACAGGCATGGTGAGAGTCCCTTGGAAAGCACCATAAAGATGGAAGAAGGTCTTCTCTTTACAGAAACGGATACAATCGACTAGTGATGTGCAGTGGGCGCGATACAATGCGAATAGAGACTTGGCAGCGTCGGGGTCGGTGCCTTGAGGGAGGTAAGGCTCGAGGTTAGGAAGAATAAGAGGTTCCTCAGGGTCAACAGGCCCATCAGAATCGGGACGGAAGCCCAGTTCGAGCTGAGTCTTTGTTGTGCTAGAGCTGAGGTGGGCAATGTTGGCAATCTGTGGCTGGTTGTATATGCTACGTGACTGGAAGCCGGACTTTTGCGATACTGGGGCCGAGTTGGTCTCAGTGCTGCCAATTTGAGGGGACGGAAGGGCCCCTTGGCTCAAACTGATAGTCGTCTGCGAAGGAAGAGTGCTACTTCTGTTAGCAAGCACATACAAATTACGGTCAGGGATAAAGCTAACTTGAAGCTTTGAGTGAAGGCCGGAGGTTCTGGTAGAGCGCGGGTTGGCTGCACTGAAGGCTCTCTAACCTCGGCCTGGTCCTCCTTGAGTGTGAAGTTCACATAATGATATTTGGACTCTCCGCGAACACCGAGTCGCCGTGTCTTTAGACCGGGAAACAACACCCTAACAAGCTTCCCGAAGCTAGCGGGATTAAGTACGGTGATTCGTTCAGTAGCACATCTCGACGCGTAGTTGGCGTATACTCGTCCTCGAGGTACGGAACCCTTGCCCCTTTCACAGACGCCATGGATCCTATGGGGCGATTAGCATACCTGTTGCAAAATATGGTAAACATTTCACGACGTACCAGAGCATTGCAAAAACCTGTCGGGTTCGCTCTGAGTTTGGACCTCGTTCATTTCCATGAAGCTCGCTGGCCACGTCAGGGAGGCTGCGATGCTCGTTGGCTTTGAATAGAGCTCTCATTTCAATCTCGTTATTTGCACTCGATCTATTGGACGCGGGCTTTGGGGCTCCAATCATTCCAGCAAAGGAATTCTCGTCGTTGTCGTCCCTCTCCATCATTTGGCTATCTCCCTCGGTGAAACTGGCATGGCTGTTATACTGCTCAGCGGGTAACGGGTGCCTTTGCATGGCatgtttttgttgttgatattgcATCTGGTGACCCATTGGTGCACTCATTGAGGCGTCCATTGAGAAATCCTGGGTTGCTTGGAGTTGCTGAGCCATCATGATATCCTCTGCTGACATCTGAGGCGTGTTCATGTCCTTAACCTGAGCATGACCGTGGACGTGTGCATTTGGGTGTATTTGGCCATTTGGATGAACCTGTCCGTGCTGGGCTGTCATCCATTGCGCGTTGTACATGTCTGAAGCGTCGGGAAAGGCAGGCTGCTCTAAGCTGTTGAGGGAAGCTGTTGAAGCACGGGATAACGGTCGTCGAGTCGATCTGACGGCGGCGCGGGTGGTTggaccttgagcttgattcTGGTCTGTTATATCCACTGAATTGAACTTGTCAACAACCGGAGACTTTGTAGCTTGACATGAATAAGATGAGGGGATGTTATGCTTTAGCAGCGAAGTTAAAAGATTGttatgttgtgttgtgtgttTAGACTTTCCCACTGAGTAGCGCGTCTGTACTAGGTGCCTCAagcaggaggagatgaggtTGTTTGGGTATGGGGTTGTCTGGGAAGAAAAACAAGGGAGAAAGTAAACCTACTGTTATGCTCCATACTTAATTGAGTGAGGTACGAGACGAGActgggctggactgggctgAACCTGAACCGACCGGGACTTTGTGTTGACTTGGTTGACGGAAGAGAGGAATTTGTGGGCGGGCTAAACAACAAACATTGGCTGGGCTGGGGTGTTCGGATGCGCCGACGTCAATAACAATGAAACTCGAGTGAAAAAGGGACCTCAAGAGAGTCGcgagaagggaaaaaaaagacCAGCGGAAGCTGAATAGAAAGAAACTCGTTTCAAAGGTGCCGCGCAAGGAGCTACTCGGGTGCAATATGGCGCGGCGCTGAGGGTAACAATTTGACGTTCCTGGAGCTGTTGTTGTCCTTGTTTTGTCGTTGCGAGGTCAACGAGAAATGGATGGTCGGTGGTTCAGTTCAGTTAGGTAATCTTGCTCCCAGCCAGAGCGGGGGCGTTATCCACTTGTTCTATTGGCTTGTCTCACCCGGCTCTCATTGGAAGGGTACGGTAAATTAGCCGAAATTCCTGTTATGATGAGAAACGAGATTTGACTGGCTGCGAATCATTGCTTCTTTTACGATGCCCTCGATCTGTGTTTTGAGGCTTGAAACTGCTATGCCATCCCCGGCCAAAGGTGCTCACCGCGAGAACTCGGATGTGTTCTCAGTTATGGAGGAGATCTCCGTTGCCCTTCACAGCCTATGATCGTCCACTGCAACGTGAATCTTCGTAGACAGAGACTGGTTCAACCTCCGTCCAGCTTCTTGGCAGAGATTCAGTTGTCCAGGGGAGATGTGAGATGCGAAGCACATGTTCTGCATATGACATGGACACGAGATCACGATCAGTCACAATCCACCCCAAGGGAAGCAAACGAGACAGATAAATAAGCCTGGGCCCGGACAACCGTCGAGACATCTAGGTTAGCTGACAAACGGCATAAAGACGGTGAGTATCAGACGATGAGCATCTTAGTGTTATTAAGAGTCCAGATGATTATTATAcatattctttcttctatcACGAACTTCTGCAAGCTGGCGGCAGTCCTTCCCAAATATCACGACattgtactccgtaccttgTTTGCTTACATCTGCCACAATTCATTGTGTCTCGACCCTATAGCATAACAATTTGTATGTTTGATATCCTAGGAACCACTTATGACGGAAATATACATATATGTCCATATTTCCAGACGATATCACTCCAGAATCCAATACTCCGAGATTTATGCGTCCCGCTGTATGTAGCCTCCAAACCGTTGAGGTTTGCCCTCCCCAATGATGTAATTCTTTCATTTTTGCTGTAGGTACATGTGATAGTGTGCAACGGCGCTAGGGAACAAAGTACACTGCGTCATACCTGGAATCGTCCAATCTGACGTACGTTCGGATTGCTCTCTCTATCAGAGATATGTGTATGTGACCAAAAATTGAAAAGAGTCAACTGCAAAATACACAGTATTTATAAGAACACAATCTGATACAGTTTTCATACTAACGAGTAAAATACTCATCA
Coding sequences within:
- a CDS encoding cephalosporin C regulator 1-like protein, which gives rise to MYNAQWMTAQHGQVHPNGQIHPNAHVHGHAQVKDMNTPQMSAEDIMMAQQLQATQDFSMDASMSAPMGHQMQYQQQKHAMQRHPLPAEQYNSHASFTEGDSQMMERDDNDENSFAGMIGAPKPASNRSSANNEIEMRALFKANEHRSLPDVASELHGNERGPNSERTRQVFAMLWIHGVCERGKGSVPRGRVYANYASRCATERITVLNPASFGKLVRVLFPGLKTRRLGVRGESKYHYVNFTLKEDQAEVREPSVQPTRALPEPPAFTQSFNTLPSQTTISLSQGALPSPQIGSTETNSAPVSQKSGFQSRSIYNQPQIANIAHLSSSTTKTQLELGFRPDSDGPVDPEEPLILPNLEPYLPQGTDPDAAKSLFALYRAHCTSLVDCIRFCKEKTFFHLYGAFQGTLTMPVLKLFGNPALAPWIEECDFILYQRMMSIVSGLKLQVVPKYVLDIFRSISDRLVMHIRESFQGQPQHVIRAKEGPAALFVGLIDRALRVNLTAHAAANFLSSREQRNQMYIDWITTIRPRKIAECVPTRGMDDVVNLLLNEIRDLVDPTDVPWEVECLTIYGDVLSRKGRPSDSDVDGGAEASGEKGESYQLDRWVTFLNSLPTRFPYASASDIMLCVERIGTAVMRDLTMNQGKSFSSWWVTKTWIDELVCFMVEEGGFMKQKRSQTTWSTTPTPPQATKDTSRQPSRYSGGSDEFNLNNSSQNQGERAPFPPANKPNQNSMGMSGGDVHDDSGIGIRTPEEDFPMDKFGFTGTDNQEHALLEGAEFTVDEL